cctctcttccactttCATCTTTGAGTCAGGGGTCTTGCTGGTGATGGCATTTGACCGCTACATTGCCATATGCTACCCACTGAGATACACCACTATCCTTACATATGCACTTACAGGTAAAATTGGTGTGACTATCTTTCTGAGAAGTTATGGTACAATTTTCCCCATAGTATTTCTTCTGAAAAGATTGACTTTCTGTAAAAGTAACATCCTCCCAAACACTGCTTGTAAGCACATTGTTTTGGCCCATGTTTCTTGTGATGACATACAAGTAAACATCTGGTATGGGTTTTTTGTTCTAATGTCAACCTTGGTCATAGATGTTgcactaatttttatttcttatgtgcTCATTCTCCATGCTGTCTTCCACATCCCTTCCCGAGATGCTCGCCACAAAGCTCTCAACACATGTGGCTCCCATGTCTGTGTCATCATCCTCTTTTATGCACCTGGCATCTTCTCAGTCCTCACTCAGCGATTTGGACATCACATCTCACCCCATATCCATGTCCTGCTGGCCAATGTCTATATTCTTGTTCCACCTATGCTGAATCCCATCATTTATGGAATCAAGACCAAACAGATCCGGGATCATGTGGTTCATATGTTCTTCACAAGGCAGAAATGAATGTGATGATGGAAACATTGTACTTTTCTTGATAATTCTCTCCATGCATGAGGTGAGATTCAGCATCAGGATATGGGAATGTACAGCTGAGAAACTAGTTAAATGAATCCATGTATTAGTGTCTCTAGAGCAACAGCATTGGGACAATTTTGTTCACGTTTCTTCCAAAACCTCTAATCAGTCATTAATTTCAGTGTCTTTGGATGCTTAGTTTTTTCGTTCATAACATTAGGAACTAGATCAGTTCACCTCTTTAAATCACTTGCACCTCTACAATCTTAGACTGGCTATTGGAATAATATGAACTGGAGACAGCAGCACTTCCTGGATAGTTGCTGAAATTTCCTTTCCTGATGTGTTTTAAACTTTGAAGAGCTGTACATGTATTATTTCTCTTATGCACGtatcttcttccattcttttgAATGTCCTCTGCATATTCAAATTTTTACCTCTCACACAAATTATTACAATAAAATCATCTGTATCTTATAATTTTAgcataaattatatgtatatattttacttctgttttctggaacacAAAATGGAGTGAAACTTTATTATATGTTCATGACGTTTTTATTCCTACTGTTAATtgtttggaaataaatatttaacaatagcCCACTGCTTGGCTAAGATGCATTATATAcacaataataatatattaaacaATTATTATCCAAAAATTATGGTGAAGTATAAGAAATGATTTCTAAAAAGTAACACTCCCTAAGTTAACGACAGCACGTGCATTACGTGCAATACAATAGAGCagtgagaaataaacccacgTTGTAGGTCTATGTCTTTGGTAATTGAGCTATGCTCTAAATATGTTTGTAGGATAGAGAAGTATGTTCCAGATCAGAAAGTTAAATGTTATTCATTAAAGTATATTTTCCTACACAAATATGCGTCAATCTATGTGAAAATCATATGAATGGTGAATATAGATGAATCATAAGATACAGGTGATTTTTGTAGTAATTTTAGTCTGAATTGTCTAAATTTATTCATTGAACATGATTTACACCAAAAAGGCTAAGTGAAAGTTTTTGAAAAGGAGATATGGTGGCTGTTCAACTTTGCTATTTTATAATCCTCCACAAAAGTGTATTTGCTATTTCTGTTGTATTTACCACTTAATGCTGTAagatctaatatttttaaatgtttatttactgCTTTTGAAATATGCCACACCATTATATTAGCAAAATATTAGCATTCTATCTATAGAAACAAACATGAAATGAAGTattatcaggggctggcctggtggcacagcggttaagtttgcacgttctgcttcagcagcctggggtttgctggttcggatccaggatgcagacgtggcaccgcttggcaagccatgctgtggtaggcatccatcccacatataaagtagaggaggatgggcaaggatgttagctcagggccagtcttcctcagcaaaaagaggaggattggcagcagatgttagctcagggctaatcttcctcaacaaagaacaaaaacaaaaaagaagtattATCAAACACCAttgattaatatttcttttattgtaaGAATGTAAGAGATGAATTATTTCAAGTTTTGCTTATCTGAAGATGTTtaaattttgtcttcattttaaaagaattactcATGGGTATAGAATTTTTAATtggcagggattttttttttcagaacttgaaaaattttcttctagtaccatctttctccttttgtatTGAAAACTCAcctaaaaattttattgttgCTCTTTTGAATGtattgtgcttttatttcttgaaacatttaagattttatttattcatttttttttcagaatatttgtTACCATGTATGGTTTGCTTTGCATGTATCCTTCTTGGGAttttctgagcttcttgaatATGTGAGTTTATACTTTTCATCAGTttgggaaaattttcagccattatctcCCTGAACATTATATCTGccccactttctctctcctcaatGTATTTAGAAATTTTGAGTGTATCTATTATGTGTCTTattctcatttattattatttttgccgTTACTTTTTTCTTCCTACTTCAGTTTCTATTATTTCTGTCaatctatcttccagttcactaaccCTGTTCTGCTGTGTAAAATCTGCTCATTCATTAAAGCTTATTCTCAGATAAGCatgtttttcagttctataatattcatttaaatgttttccaGATTCTAATTCTCTCGATAAATTCTTCATACTCTTAAGTAATTTCACCATATTTTGCtctcttaaagaaaatatttattaaaattctatAGTTCCTTGTCTGATAACTCCAGTTACCGAGTCATCTATCAGTCTGCgtttctttttagctttttccTTGATCACTGATTGTcaagtttttcctctttctatgtCTAGTAGTTTTTAAATCTTATGCTTGATATTCTAACAAAACACCCATAGAGGCTGCAGATAATGTTATCTTCTGTCGCAAgtgttttctctgtcttctgttACACAGATAAGGCAAGCAGTGGACCACTCACTCTAATGAGGACTTAGCTTGAGTCGAGGCCAGGTTTCAGTCAGactcagtctttgtcttttatgcTCTTATTCCTAGAACAGAAGtctttagaaattttaattaagaTCCTGGAAGGCCCTTTTGTTCTCAGTcggttttttttttagtttatttaaaaattttttttaaattttggtaacattggtttataacattatataaatttcaggtgtacatcgtcatatatttccaattctgtgtagatgacatcatgttcaccattcaaaggctaattacaatccatcaccacacacatgtgcctaatcacccctttcaccctcctcccttcccccttcccctctggtagccaccaatccaatgtctgttgctatgtgtttgtcattgtttttatcttctacttattaatgagatcatatggtatttgactttctccctctgacttatttcactcagcgtaataccctcaaggtccatccatgttgtcacaaatggccggatttcataatttcttatggctgaatagtattccattgtgtatatataccacatcgtctttatccattcgtcccttgatggacacctaggttgcttccaagtcttggccattgtgaataatgctgcaatgaacacaggggtgcatgtatctttacacattcgtgttttatattctttggataaacacccagcagtggaatagctggatcatatatggtagatctattcttaattttctcaggAAACTCCACAGttggctggaccagtttgcattcccaccagcagtgtatgagggttcccttctctccacatcctctccaatacttattgtttcctgtcttgttaattatagccattctgatgggagtcaggtgatatctcattgtagttttgatttgcatttccctgatagttaatgacgttgaacatcgtttcatgtacctcttgtccaaatcttctttggagaaatgtctgttccaatcttttgcccatttcttaattgggttgttagtttttttatggttgagatgtgtgagttctttgtatattttggatattaaccccttatcagatatatggtttgcaaatatcttcttccaattattaggtggtctttttgttttgtcgatggtttcctttgctgtgcagaaggtttttagtttgatgtagtcccatttgttcattttttctttagttttgcttGCCTGCTCAGACATGAGAAGTACCATTTTTAATtaccccaaaagaaaaaagtatttaggTGAAAAGCTAGCAAAGTATGTAtaggatctgtatgctgaaaatcAGAAAACgctgatgaaataaatcaaaggagacttaaataaatggagaggtataCCAGGTTCATGAACTGGAaaactcaacatagtaaagatgtcagcaacactcttcctcaagcaaaaagaggaagattggtaaaagatgttagctcaggggtaatcttcctcaccaaaaaaaagaaaggcaaaatacACAAActgacatttcactgaagaggaatgTTCAGATGACAAATAAGGACATGGAAAATGTACAATATGTACATTCTTTAGcatttaaagaaatgcaaattaaaaccacaatgaataaACCTATTATaatgactgaaataaaaaatagcaaggacaccaaatgttgatgaggatataGAGGAACTAGATGACtcacatattgctggtgggaatgtaaaatggtagagcCACTCAGGAAATCAGCCTGGTGGTTTTTTATACAGTTAAATATGCAGTATTGTACAATTCAGCATTGCACGCTTAAgaatttatctcagagaaatgaaaacttacatttaCACAAACACctgtgcatgaatgttcatagcagctttatttataatagtcaaaaactagaaacaactaaAATGTTATTTAACATACGAATGTTTAAAAacactgtggtacatccatatcaTGGAATTctacacaacaataaaaaaacccaaatgattGATACACAATTTGGATGGATCacaagggaattatgctgagtgaaataaacccaGTCTCCAAAATTTATGTGCTgtacaatttcatttatataacattgaTGAAATAGCAAAATTGTAGAGATGGAGGAccaattagtggttgccagaggctaggTATGGAAAGAGAGGAATGTGGGTGAGGCTACAAAAGGAATCCATAAGTGGCGATGGAACAATTCTGTATCTGAATTATGGTGGTGGTTCCATGAATCTGTAATGTCATATAatagaactatacacacacagacataagCACACACACAAGCAGTGCATGTAACATTGATGAAATCTAAGTTCTGTGGTTTGTACCAATGTCAACTTTACAGTTTTGATATGGTACTacagttatgcaagatgttaccataGGGGAAAACTGGATGAAGGATAAACAGTACCTTCTAGTACATTACATATTTTTTGCAACTtcctataattatttcaaaataaaagattaaaaaaattgttgaatgtGAAACAAAGATATtatgacaaatgaaaataaataacaattataATAGCAAATACATATAACACTACATGCCTGATGccattctaaacactttatatacattaacccatttaatcctcaaaagaaCTCTATAATGTTGATAAAATAATCCtaatttagagatgagaaaatgaaaatagagaagTGGATGTGAATAAAACTCAAATCCTAGCTTAAGGAGAATTTCCTGTGGTTAACCactggaaaaagacaaaataaaagacatacataTAGCTACTGATATTTAAAtcagtttataaaaatattaagaataaaagacaaacatATTGGACAAATACTTAAATACGAGAGTGAAAACATACATCattatcaataaattaaaaaaatattgaaaagcaaTAAGGACAACATAGAGTTTTCAAGAGTTAAAGGGGCAAAAGCAAGAACAGCCAGAATCTTCTAGGAGATTTAGTAGGCAAGAGAAGAAACTtgagaaataaacaagaaatggATTTGTTCCTGCCTCTGCCATTTTCCTTGGTAgagtttccatttcctcatcttcagTACTTATTTTATGGAGCTCAGATGAAGCTTATGTGAAGCAATGTACATAAAATGCTTAGCTTGGGTGCTGTAACATCACAAGTACTCAACAAATGTAGTTATCTCTACTTCGTGAGATGAACTATGACTATCTAATAAATGCTTGAcctcagtagcaaaaaaaaatataagtaaaaattgCAGTATAAtgttatttttgtccttttgagtggcaaagttttaaaaaatgaaaatactcaaCCCCATTGTAAATGCAGAGAGATATATTATGCATCTTCTCTGAGTGCAATTTTATAGGATTCATCAAAAAATCTAAAAAGTCTGCAATAGCATTTCTAGGATTCTatccttaaaattaaaatggaaagatcAGAGTAGCTTTATGTATAAGATGTTTAGAGAAGGCTTGTTTATATAGTTAAAAATGGAAACCTCCAAATGTCCAACAAgattgaaaatgaatgaaaataaacatgcaTAGAACAAGAAATGTCAGGCAGTATACCAAAATGCTACCAGTGGATTTCTCCTGACTAgggattttctttatatttttgttgttttccaatTGTCTTGCATAGagcatttgaattttattttagaagacaatacttataaataatttatttagaacATATCTGGGATGTGTACTTAGGCAACAAGTAGAACTGAGCcttaaatttgtaaatatatagCCATTATGCCATCCAAAAAAGACTTAGAAGATGAATGCCTGATCAAATAAATTATAGCAAAATCTTGCAATGAAATTTTATATAGACATAGTAATTGATTGTATAAATCCATATATATTAGAAACCAATACTGTCAACAATGTACTGCTAGAAAAGAAAAGTAGGTTACAGACCATTTACATAGTATGATAGGTACTCTATGTATCATATGATACTTCCAGATTGATATAGGTATAGATACAGATGGAGAAAAAATACAGACACTGAATCAGATACAGGTGTAGAAATAGATATAAAAGTTCTAGATTTGGATGtatagctaaagaaaaaaattcgaCAATAAAATTGGTTGAGGGCTGTAAGATTATGGGTTTATTAGTTCCAAGTcacatttgtcttttttcataaCTTCTAATGTTTTCTACAAGGAACATAGATTTTAGTCAAAtaagtattaaaaaagaaatatggacAATATACTATTTTTCTCAAAGGGGAGTTATGAACTAAACAATAGTACATTGGGAAGGAATTGTGGTTAGAGAAAGTGTCACAGAGGAGTTGAGATGAGAATTGGGTATGAAAGGAGGAATAAGAGTTTTCCACAAGTCAAGGGAGGTTATTCCAACACACCAGAGATACATGGAGAGCATGGCATGACCTGGAAAAGCCGAGGAGTTAATGGCCTCGTGTGTCTGAAGCTCAGGATGCTTTGAAAGTGATATATGGGAAGTTTTGCTGTAAAGGAGGTCAGGAACCAGGTCATCAAAGACCTTGAATGCCCTGCTGAGGAGGAGATCTTTGAAGAACATGGCCTGACACTGAGATGGAGGCGTTCCCACTCCCCACGGTTCTCCCAGCACACACCACCCCTTCGGAAAACACATTAGTATTCTGCCATCACAGGAGTGGTCCGTCTCAAGCCCCTCAGTCTCCTCAAGGATTGTTCTGCAAAATACAAAACACGCGATTCATTTACATTCCCTTATTATACACAGGCATGTTGACAggatataaattataatatagtaGGAATAATTACAAAACCTAGGAATCACTGATTCTAAGAATGTCATATAGCTAGAATGAAGGACATTAAAAAATAGAGGTTTATATGCGATTGCCTAGAGATATCACAAGATATCTCAGAGAGTGGGAAACTCAGTGAGGAAGGGCTGAACAAATTCCTTGGTCAGAGCGCTATTCTCACTTCATCTATTTCTAAAGATCAGGCTAGTGTCCTTAAGGTCAGACAACTTCTGAAAATCAATTCAGCCTGTTCCAAGTTCTTTGTAGGAGGTAGTTTCCTCAGTCAAACATAGCACTGCTTTCGCAGGTTGTTTTGACAGTGGAAGAGAAAGTCCTGCAACCTCCCTGGTTAACTTGCTCCAGAGACTGTATTCATTGAACTATTTCCTAGTGTTTCAGCTGAACTGTCCTACCCACGACTTCCATAGACCACTCACAGATAGCTAGAGATGCTGAAAACTCAGTACTTACATCAAAGTGGTTTCTGCTTTACCAACAAGATGTGAACCAGCTGCTCTTGTATTTGCTTGGTCTTGATCCCATAAATGATAGGATTCAGCATAGGTGGAGCAAGCATGCAGACATTAGCCAACAAGATGTAGATATGAGGTGGAATGTGGCGTCCAAACCTCTGAGCAAGGATGGTGAAGATTCCAGGCCCATAAAAGAGGATGATGATGCAGATATGGGAACCACATGTATTGAGAGCTTTATAGCGAGCATCTAGGGAAGGCATGTGGAAGACAGCACGGAGAATCAGCacataagaaacaaaaattagcACAACATCTAAAACCACTGTTAACATTAGGATGGAAAACCCATACCAGATGTTCACTCGAATGTCATTACATGCATATTTGGCCAAGCCAATGTGTTCACAAAAAGTGTGTGGCATAATATTATTTTGGCAGAAAGTCaatcttttcaaaagaaatattatgGGGGAAATTGTACCATAACTTCTCATAAAGATAGTCACTCCAATTTTCCCAATCAATGCATGTGTAAGAATAGTGGTATATCTCAGTGGGTAGCATATGGCAATGAATCGGTCAAATGCCATCACTAGCAAGACCCCTGACTCAGAGATGAAAGTCGAATGGATGAAGAAGAGCTGAATGATGCAGCAATTCAGGGAGATCTCTCCAGCATGGAACCAGAAGATGGCCAAGGCCTAAGGTACTGTGCACGTGGAGAGGACAATGTCTGCTCCAGCCAGCATGCAGAGGAAGAGGTACATGGGTTCATGGAGGCTGCGCTTTGTGAGGATGATGAAGAAGAGCAGGCTGTTCCCAAGCAGGGCGATGacataggaaatgaagaaggggATGGAAATCCACATGTGCTGGTCCTCTAGTCTGGGGATGCCCATCAAGCGGAAGACTGTGTGGCTAACGCCAGTGTGGTTTAAGGTAGTCATGCCTGGAACAGAACACCTGGGACCTCACTTCCTATTCACAGATATAGAggaaaatacatattcttttttaatatattcttaagAGGAATTGTAGTAATACTATTTATAAAGCCACTAGGAGTTTTGGCATATCTCATACTCTTCATCTTCTTTGAACATGCAAATAATAGGAAATTTGCAAAGGTGAAAGGATATGGTCTGTACTCCAGTAAGTGACAGCCAATTACACTTATCTCCAACTAATCAAAGTAAGAGATATTATTGTATGCATTTCACTTTCAAACACAGGATTATGAATACACAGAGGAAATCATTATGCATGTCTGGGAAGGCTGTAACAAGATGATACTTGAACATGACTCTGAAATTGACTAGTTTATCATAAAgtgaagaatgaaaagagaagggaagcaacATAAGAAAAGGTGAATATACAGATCGATGCACAGCATGTTCATGAATCATTTCCAGGGTAGGGTGACGGGGCATAGAGAGTGCATAAGCAGTGGTACAGGCAGATTTTCCTGATTATGAAGGGCCTTGATCACCATTTCACACTTAGACTCCATCCTTTACACAGGGGGCAGCCAACAGATGTCTTGAAGCTGGTAGGTTAGAACAATTATTCTAGTTTAGAATGATTACCTGTGAGGTTTATTGGAGCAGTAAGTGACTGAAAAGACAGGATGCTAAAAGGCCAGTCATGTTCCAGGAATAGAAATGGACCTGAACGTAATATAGTCaattaaactaatatttattagcATTGTTTTGTTGAAGGGATTGTAACATGCACATTGCATGTagcattttatatattcttcaCGTAGAGAGTAGACATCCACCCTAGTAAGTgggtattatctccatttcacaccTAAGGGAAGTGAGACTCGGAGAATATGAAGCACATGTCCAATTTCACAACCAGTAAATGGTAAAAAAGAGTTTgaaatctctctgacttcaccatACAGAGTTTGCTCACCTGTGAAGACAGTCAAGGGACCTTTTGGAAGTAACGTCAACAGGGCTTGTGTGCCTGCGGTGAGGCACTCCTTATGCTCACAGTTAGGGAGCTAAGCTGGAAATGACtggaattggaaaatgaaaggcaTTACGCTGGAGTGGGGGTGTTGCAGTACTTGATATTTGGAAGATTCTTCTGCTGATTGAAATTAATGTGTAACTTCATCATTTATTTCCGAGtatacttttctttatttgttcacTTAATCATTCACAAGCACATTTCAAGCGGTGACCAATTTCAGGCATCATGCCATGTGCCTGTGTCCTAACTGGGCTTGTGATTTGAGAGAATGGTGGATATGTAAACAGAAGAGTTTTGTAAAATGTTCCAGGTGAAATGGTCTCAGAGGACACCTTCTGAGAAGACAGCTGTGTCCAATCCCATTTTCATTGGAATGAAGAGATGGAGACAGATTATAAAAAACTCTCTTCAAGTGGTTTCTGAGGATATTAAATGAAGGGGCATCTTAATGCATCTAGTTCAGTGGCTAAAATGTATCTTACGCTCATTGACATTATTTCTTCCACTCCAGTCACCCTCTTGGTGccccagatttttctttctggggAGGAAAATGGACTCCTAGTTCTCACATCTGTCGAGATGCCCTGGCTGCCTCCCAAAGCCCCCTCTAATGTCTGGCTCGGGGCAGGTGACCACAATTCCCTGCCATTCTTAGGACTCCTTTCATGTTTTTCAAGAGGGATCTGTAATCTAACTAAgcatgttttctgttttcttatctctagTCTGATTAAGGCACTTTCCATTTATTGGATCCCGTCTCTTTATTTACCACCCTTCTGTAACCTCCATCCAGCCTGTATACTCTCAACCTCCCTTCCCGGACCTCACTCTCCACATCTGCTATAACCAATCAGATTGGTGCCTGCGGTCTTCGCCATTCTTTGTCCACACGTATCAATAGCCTCCAAGAATCCTGTCCCCTCTGGCCTGTCTGAGACATAACACTAGCCCAGTCCTCACCTTGATTCCGAAACCACGCCACCTGCAGATGTGTAATTCACTCACCAGTCTTAGACTGAGTTTTCAAGAACAGATATGAGATTGGTGATGAAAGTCAGCTTGCTGCAGGCCAGGAATTGGGCTATTTATCCTCTGTCGTGAGAGCCCTCGGGGGAAGCACTTACACCGGGGCTCCAGGGACAGAGCTGTCTCCACCAGACTTGCCCTCTTCCCAAATTGGCTGAGTCTCTGAGACCATTTCCCCCCTCACTTCCTCCTGTTCCTTTTCTCCCTTGCTTCTCTCCAGAAGATCTCATACAAAAACCATCCACCACCTAACCTAGCCTTGCTACAGGCCTATTTTAATAGAAAGGGAATACAAATGCTTACAATTAATACAGACTCATGGTTTCTAAAGTTTTATTCTTCGTGAGAAGGGTCATGTTGAAATTATATGATCTCCGGGGCTCACATGAATTTCAAATTCCAGAGTCACGAATCATGATGTTTAACTCTGTTATCTAAGGGTATATTAATGTACAAGCTTAACAGTTAGTAGAAGACATGTGAATCTGGATTCCCTTCTATTTCATTTGCCTGGCTCCTTTGGTTgcattcaagatttttttcttaatcttaatTTTCAGTTTGATTTGGATGGGCCTAGGCaatactttccttgtttttatccTCCTTTAAGTTCACTGAGACTTTCGAATCtgtaaatttattgtttttaccTCATTTAGATATATTCAGAAAGTGtttcttagaaaacatttttctgtccccttctctcatttcattttttgaaacCCCAACAACATATATGCTAGACCTTTGACGTCATTGCATCAGTACCTGGGGGTCTTTTgctttattatattctttttttcttcttctttagcgAGATAATTCTATTGAAAGATCTCATGGTCAATTTCTAGAAGCAGGATTACGTTGGTCAAAGGGTAAATGCATTTATAGTTTTGTTATATATTGAAAGAGTCCTTTCATAGAGGCTATACCAGTTTCATTACTGCCAGCAATGTATGGAAGTACTTTTTCCTCACAACCTGTCAGCAAAATATTTGTCAaacttttgaatatttgttaATCTGATAGTTTGTCAAGTGTGGTTGACCATCTGCAAAAATGGCTGCCAGTAACTCTTCCCTCTGCTGCACACAAGCAAATTCTCCTATGAAGCGCAGTCTATTACCCATT
The Equus caballus isolate H_3958 breed thoroughbred chromosome 7, TB-T2T, whole genome shotgun sequence genome window above contains:
- the OR52B4N gene encoding olfactory receptor 52B4; translated protein: MTILNHTGVSHTVFHLLGIPGLEDQHMWISIPFFISYVIALLGNSLLICIILMKSSLHEPMYLFLCMLAGADVVLSTCTVPQALAIFWFHAGEISLDRCITQVFFLSSTFIFESGVLLVMAFDRYIAICYPLRYTTILTYALTGKIGVTIFLRSYGTIFPIVFLLKRLTFCKSNILPNTACKHIVLAHVSCDDIQVNIWYGFFVLMSTLVIDVALIFISYVLILHAVFHIPSRDARHKALNTCGSHVCVIILFYAPGIFSVLTQRFGHHISPHIHVLLANVYILVPPMLNPIIYGIKTKQIRDHVVHMFFTRQK